The following proteins are encoded in a genomic region of Burkholderiales bacterium:
- a CDS encoding B12-binding domain-containing radical SAM protein, whose product MATILLCTLNARHAHASLGLRYLLANLGSLKDRAALLEFTIQRPAAEVVEAILEHTPQIVGFGVYIWNVEETTRVVAMLKRVAPEVTIVLGGPEVSHETEEQDIVGLADYVITGWGELSFRRLCEDLIQGRAPAGKIIAGEEPPLGALRFPYAFYTDEDIAHRFVYVEASRGCPYRCEFCLSALDKTAWPFPLDALLGELDMLHRRGARHFRFVDRTFNLNPRTSLRILEFFLERLDERLFLHFEVIPDHLPDALRAALARFPAGSLQLEIGVQSFNPQVQALISRRQDNARTETNLRWLRQHTQAHLHVDLIVGLPGEDMASFAAGFDRLVTLRPHEIQVGMLKRLRGAPICRHTEAFGLRFSPHPPYEILATDRIPFADMRRLARFARYWDLIGNSGRFPHTLPLLLGESPFARFLAFTDWLWQATRQTHGFALERLFDLLHRGLPAVLHLNAAEVEAALALDYRTSRAHGTPAFLRGCRLPAADWDTRRARQLRHQQAQQVGKN is encoded by the coding sequence ATGGCAACGATCCTCCTCTGCACCCTCAACGCCCGGCATGCCCATGCGTCCCTGGGCTTGCGCTACCTGCTGGCCAATCTAGGCTCCCTGAAGGATAGGGCCGCGCTGCTGGAATTCACCATCCAGCGGCCCGCAGCGGAGGTGGTGGAGGCCATCCTGGAACACACGCCGCAGATCGTGGGTTTCGGCGTCTACATCTGGAACGTCGAGGAGACGACCCGTGTCGTGGCAATGTTGAAGCGCGTCGCACCCGAGGTCACCATCGTGCTGGGCGGCCCAGAGGTAAGCCATGAGACGGAAGAGCAGGACATCGTGGGGCTCGCCGATTACGTGATCACCGGCTGGGGCGAGCTGAGTTTCCGCCGGTTGTGTGAGGACCTGATCCAGGGCAGGGCGCCGGCAGGGAAAATCATCGCCGGCGAGGAACCACCGCTTGGCGCGTTGCGCTTTCCCTATGCCTTCTACACCGATGAGGACATCGCCCATCGTTTTGTGTATGTGGAGGCTTCCCGCGGCTGTCCCTACCGCTGTGAATTCTGTCTGTCGGCCCTGGACAAAACGGCCTGGCCCTTTCCGCTCGATGCCCTGCTCGGTGAGCTCGACATGCTGCATCGGCGCGGCGCCCGGCATTTCCGCTTCGTCGATCGCACCTTCAATCTCAACCCACGCACGAGCCTCCGCATTCTGGAGTTCTTCCTCGAGCGGCTGGATGAGAGGCTTTTCCTCCATTTCGAAGTGATCCCGGATCACCTGCCGGATGCCCTCCGGGCGGCCCTTGCCCGTTTCCCCGCTGGCAGCCTGCAACTGGAGATCGGCGTGCAGAGCTTCAATCCGCAGGTGCAGGCGCTCATTTCCCGCCGGCAGGACAATGCCAGGACAGAGACCAATCTGCGCTGGCTGCGCCAGCACACCCAGGCCCATCTGCACGTGGACCTGATCGTGGGTCTGCCGGGGGAGGACATGGCCAGTTTCGCCGCCGGATTCGACCGTCTGGTGACGCTCCGTCCCCACGAAATCCAGGTGGGGATGCTCAAACGCCTGCGGGGTGCCCCCATCTGCCGGCATACGGAAGCCTTCGGCCTGCGCTTTTCTCCGCATCCGCCCTACGAGATCCTGGCGACCGACCGCATCCCCTTCGCCGACATGCGGCGGCTCGCCCGTTTCGCCCGCTATTGGGATTTGATTGGCAACTCGGGCCGCTTTCCCCACACCCTGCCCCTTCTGCTCGGCGAGTCCCCTTTTGCCCGTTTCCTCGCCTTCACTGACTGGCTTTGGCAAGCCACCCGGCAAACCCATGGCTTCGCCCTGGAACGTCTCTTCGACCTCCTGCACCGGGGACTTCCCGCGGTCCTGCACCTCAACGCCGCTGAGGTGGAGGCCGCGCTTGCTTTGGACTACCGCACAAGCCGCGCCCATGGCACGCCAGCCTTCCTGCGCGGCTGTCGGCTGCCGGCTGCCGACTGGGATACACGCCGCGCCCGCCAGCTCCGCCATCAGCAGGCGCAGCAGGTGGGCAAGAACTGA
- a CDS encoding prepilin-type N-terminal cleavage/methylation domain-containing protein, which produces MASATERGFTLIELLLVLAIIATLLSLALPRYFHSVERAREAVLRQNLATLRDALDKYYGDTGQYPNNLQDLVTRKYLRAIPVDPITESSMTWISIPPDDPAEGGIRDVRSGAPGNGSDGTPYASW; this is translated from the coding sequence ATGGCGAGCGCAACAGAGCGGGGATTCACCCTCATCGAACTGCTGCTGGTGCTGGCCATCATCGCCACTTTGCTTTCGCTGGCCCTTCCCCGCTACTTCCACAGTGTGGAACGCGCCAGGGAAGCGGTGCTGCGGCAAAATCTGGCAACACTGCGCGATGCCCTGGACAAGTATTACGGTGACACGGGCCAATACCCCAACAACCTGCAGGACCTGGTGACGCGCAAATACCTGCGCGCCATCCCCGTGGACCCCATCACCGAAAGTTCGATGACGTGGATCTCCATCCCGCCCGACGACCCGGCCGAGGGCGGGATCCGCGACGTGCGAAGCGGCGCCCCGGGCAACGGTTCCGATGGCACCCCCTACGCTTCCTGGTAG
- a CDS encoding FAD-dependent oxidoreductase, with translation MGVIVTPGGFALPGTATAFKTGTWRIERPTHVHGVAPCHGACLAGEDPQAWIDRLARGDPEEAWRLLVAANPLPASTGRVCPHPCESACNRGGYDQALNIHGLERFLGDAALAHDWAYPVTSPPPDAPRVAIVGAGPAGLSCAWQLLRRGIQPVLLEALNQAGGIPRTAIPPYRLPRAVLDGEITRLLATGIECRFHERLGRDFSLEELEAEYAAVFLAVGTQKSRPFSVEGAVPRDLHYGLDLLRHWLAEGAVPAWDEVAIIGGGNTAVDVARILRRAGVRAVHLITHERIPARDVPEHERMRAAPDEIAQAVEEGVIIHENRMVRRLILRGERVVGVELVHARKLREGERLRLHAFEGTESVLKVEHVIPAIGQVVDEAGLEKLLGQREFLRIDEEGRLAAGSRLFAGGDCRPGLGTVAGAIADGARAAAAIARLLGRAEAASARGPVVGPSRLNLHYFDHAPRQEASVVPVAQRHGDREVQGGLEAAAAAAEAARCFSCGNCMACDNCFTLCPDNAVLKTVTPAADGSHYVFDYDYCKGCGLCAHECPVGYIAMVAEE, from the coding sequence ATGGGCGTGATCGTCACCCCCGGCGGCTTTGCCCTGCCGGGCACGGCCACAGCGTTCAAAACCGGTACCTGGCGCATCGAGCGCCCCACTCACGTGCACGGGGTGGCGCCCTGTCATGGGGCTTGTCTTGCCGGCGAGGATCCCCAGGCCTGGATCGACCGTCTTGCGCGGGGGGATCCGGAAGAAGCCTGGCGGCTCCTCGTTGCCGCCAACCCCCTGCCCGCCAGCACCGGCCGCGTCTGCCCCCATCCCTGTGAATCCGCGTGCAATCGCGGCGGCTACGACCAGGCGCTCAACATCCACGGACTGGAGCGTTTTCTCGGTGATGCCGCCCTTGCCCACGACTGGGCCTATCCGGTGACTTCGCCGCCCCCCGATGCGCCACGCGTGGCCATCGTCGGCGCCGGCCCCGCGGGGCTTTCCTGTGCCTGGCAGCTTCTGCGGCGCGGCATCCAGCCGGTGCTGCTGGAAGCCCTCAACCAGGCGGGCGGCATTCCCCGCACCGCCATTCCGCCCTACCGCCTGCCGCGCGCGGTGCTCGACGGTGAAATCACGCGGCTCTTGGCCACGGGCATCGAATGCCGCTTCCACGAGCGGCTGGGGCGGGATTTTTCCCTCGAGGAGCTGGAGGCGGAATATGCCGCCGTCTTCCTTGCCGTGGGCACGCAGAAAAGCCGCCCCTTCAGCGTCGAAGGCGCGGTGCCCCGCGATCTCCATTACGGCCTCGATCTGCTGCGCCATTGGCTCGCGGAAGGCGCGGTGCCCGCGTGGGACGAGGTGGCCATCATCGGTGGTGGCAACACGGCGGTGGACGTGGCGCGCATTCTCCGGCGCGCGGGCGTGCGGGCGGTGCACCTCATCACCCATGAACGCATCCCGGCTCGTGATGTGCCGGAGCACGAGCGGATGCGCGCAGCCCCCGATGAAATCGCCCAGGCCGTCGAAGAGGGCGTCATCATCCACGAAAACCGCATGGTGCGCCGGCTCATCCTGCGCGGGGAGCGGGTGGTGGGGGTGGAGCTCGTCCACGCGCGGAAACTCAGGGAAGGCGAACGGCTGCGCCTGCACGCCTTCGAAGGCACGGAATCCGTGCTGAAAGTGGAACACGTGATCCCCGCCATCGGCCAGGTGGTGGACGAGGCGGGCCTGGAAAAATTGCTGGGACAGCGCGAATTCCTGCGCATCGATGAGGAGGGCCGCCTCGCCGCGGGTAGCCGCCTCTTCGCCGGTGGCGACTGCCGGCCGGGTCTCGGCACCGTGGCGGGCGCCATCGCCGACGGCGCACGCGCGGCGGCGGCCATCGCCCGCCTGCTGGGGCGAGCCGAAGCCGCTTCGGCGCGGGGTCCCGTGGTGGGGCCATCCCGCCTCAATCTCCACTATTTCGATCATGCCCCGCGCCAGGAAGCCAGCGTGGTGCCGGTGGCGCAGCGCCACGGGGATCGGGAAGTGCAGGGGGGTCTCGAGGCGGCAGCCGCCGCGGCCGAGGCGGCGCGCTGTTTTTCCTGTGGCAACTGCATGGCCTGCGACAACTGCTTCACCCTCTGCCCCGACAACGCCGTGCTCAAGACAGTGACCCCCGCGGCCGACGGCAGCCACTATGTCTTCGACTACGACTACTGCAAGGGTTGCGGCCTCTGCGCGCATGAGTGCCCGGTGGGCTACATCGCCATGGTGGCGGAGGAATGA
- a CDS encoding TraR/DksA family transcriptional regulator encodes MSVLTKKELQTLEKRLQEEYQRLLEEVRDELERSGEQHYIELAGQVTDVGEESVADMLADLGAAMIDRHIRELRELEAARARLAQGTYGVCVDCGAPIGYDRLLANPAAARCLVCQNKRDQLYAHEGRPKL; translated from the coding sequence ATGTCCGTGCTGACCAAGAAAGAACTGCAAACCCTGGAAAAACGTCTGCAGGAGGAATACCAGCGCCTGCTCGAGGAGGTGCGCGATGAACTGGAGCGCTCCGGCGAGCAGCATTACATCGAGCTTGCCGGTCAGGTGACCGACGTCGGGGAGGAATCGGTGGCCGACATGCTGGCCGATCTGGGGGCGGCGATGATCGACCGCCACATCCGCGAGCTGCGCGAGCTGGAGGCGGCGCGGGCGCGGCTGGCCCAGGGTACCTATGGGGTGTGTGTGGACTGTGGCGCGCCCATTGGTTACGATCGTCTCCTGGCCAACCCCGCGGCGGCCCGCTGTCTCGTCTGTCAAAACAAGCGTGATCAGCTCTATGCCCACGAGGGACGGCCCAAGCTGTAA
- a CDS encoding EAL domain-containing protein has translation MLPNEVLALKGLKVAVVLAIALALLWMSRREPDLSRHPGWGMLLTGLFIVLFGDVLNLGFGDGRDSLWVAPFPEFTEVTRYGAWVLGNLLLALGFWRWLPLVRQLKQAQAALSDANEALEREVAQRTQELKRANEQLRHDLEERKRTERAMRHMAHHDALTDLPNRALFRDRLSHAMAQADRYHQRLAVLFLDLDRFKAINDTLGHNAGDQLLRIAAERLKGCVRECDTVARLGGDEFTVIVEDVEDRQAAAVVAQKIIDSFSQPFTLHGHEVFVTTSVGITLYPDDGEHLDTLLRNADAAMYRAKDCGRNNYQFYVPEMNTRARERLLLENALRRALVKEEFILHYQPRVDLRSGNVIGAEALLRWRHPERGLIAPDEFVPLLEETGLILPVGEWVLREACRQNRAWQDKGLPPVRVAVNLSVRQFLQRDLAALVASVLEETGLPSSFLELEITEELLLEHSAANAAALNRLRELGVHISIDDFGTGYSSLSYLKRLPIHTLKIDQSFVRDITLDSDGAAIVSAIIAMACNLRLNVLAEGVETEAQLAFLRAQGCNEIQGYSFSRPLDAEAFERLLREGRRMHLLQGLAGYYVNLMPFANPTSRH, from the coding sequence GTGTTGCCAAACGAAGTGCTGGCACTGAAGGGGCTCAAGGTGGCGGTGGTGCTGGCCATTGCCCTGGCGCTTCTCTGGATGAGCCGGCGTGAGCCCGATCTGTCCCGTCATCCGGGCTGGGGCATGCTGCTCACCGGACTTTTCATCGTCCTCTTTGGCGACGTTCTCAACCTGGGGTTTGGTGACGGCAGGGACTCGCTGTGGGTGGCGCCCTTTCCCGAATTCACCGAGGTGACGCGTTATGGCGCCTGGGTGTTGGGCAACCTGTTGCTCGCCCTGGGGTTCTGGCGCTGGCTGCCCCTGGTGCGTCAGCTGAAGCAGGCCCAGGCGGCCTTGAGCGACGCCAATGAGGCGCTGGAAAGGGAGGTGGCGCAGCGCACCCAGGAGCTCAAGCGGGCGAACGAGCAACTGCGTCACGATCTCGAAGAACGCAAACGCACCGAGCGGGCGATGCGCCACATGGCGCATCACGACGCCCTCACTGACCTGCCCAACCGCGCCCTCTTCCGCGACCGGCTGAGCCACGCCATGGCGCAGGCGGACCGTTATCACCAGCGGCTCGCGGTGCTCTTTCTCGATCTGGATCGCTTCAAGGCGATCAACGATACCCTGGGCCACAACGCAGGCGATCAATTGCTGCGCATTGCGGCGGAAAGGCTCAAGGGCTGTGTGCGGGAGTGCGATACCGTGGCGCGCCTGGGGGGCGATGAATTCACTGTGATCGTGGAGGATGTGGAGGACCGTCAGGCGGCGGCGGTGGTGGCGCAGAAAATCATCGACAGTTTCAGCCAGCCCTTCACCCTGCACGGGCACGAGGTGTTCGTCACCACCAGCGTCGGCATCACCCTCTATCCGGACGACGGCGAGCATCTGGATACGCTGCTGCGCAATGCGGATGCCGCGATGTACCGGGCCAAGGATTGCGGGCGCAACAATTACCAGTTCTACGTTCCGGAAATGAATACCCGCGCGCGGGAGCGGCTGCTATTGGAAAACGCCCTGCGTCGCGCCCTGGTGAAGGAGGAGTTCATCCTCCACTACCAGCCGCGGGTGGATCTGCGAAGCGGCAACGTGATCGGCGCCGAGGCGCTGTTGCGCTGGCGTCACCCCGAGCGGGGCCTCATCGCGCCGGATGAATTCGTGCCTCTTCTCGAGGAAACGGGGCTCATCCTCCCGGTGGGGGAGTGGGTCCTGCGGGAGGCCTGTCGTCAGAACCGCGCCTGGCAGGACAAGGGATTGCCGCCGGTGCGGGTGGCGGTGAATCTCTCCGTCCGCCAGTTCCTGCAACGGGATCTGGCGGCGCTGGTTGCCAGCGTGCTCGAGGAAACCGGCCTTCCGTCATCCTTTTTGGAGCTGGAAATCACCGAGGAGCTGCTTCTCGAGCACAGCGCAGCCAACGCCGCGGCCCTCAACCGCCTGCGGGAGCTGGGCGTGCACATTTCCATCGACGATTTCGGGACAGGCTATTCCTCGCTTTCCTACCTCAAGCGATTGCCCATCCACACCCTGAAAATCGACCAAAGCTTCGTCCGCGACATCACCCTCGATTCCGATGGCGCGGCCATCGTCAGCGCCATCATCGCCATGGCGTGCAATCTTCGCCTGAACGTGCTGGCGGAGGGGGTGGAGACCGAGGCCCAGCTCGCTTTCCTGCGTGCCCAGGGGTGCAATGAAATCCAGGGCTATTCCTTCAGCCGGCCCCTCGACGCCGAAGCGTTCGAGCGTCTGCTGCGGGAAGGGCGTCGCATGCACCTTCTGCAGGGGTTGGCGGGCTATTACGTGAACCTCATGCCCTTCGCCAATCCCACCTCCCGTCACTGA
- a CDS encoding type II secretion system protein encodes MQARGFTYLGVLLVVAIQGAALAAAATVWHTLNKREKEAELLFIGHQFRQAIGSYYRSTPGGVGQYPKRLEDLLLDPRHTGTVRHLRRLWRDPMTGKTEWGLLRDASGGIVGVFSLSTDPPLKTAHFDAADRNFQGQTSYAGWQFIYEPSSPETPRGPRSVGANLRAGED; translated from the coding sequence ATGCAGGCAAGGGGGTTCACCTATCTCGGCGTACTCCTCGTGGTAGCCATCCAGGGCGCGGCCCTCGCCGCCGCCGCCACTGTCTGGCACACGCTGAACAAGCGGGAAAAAGAAGCGGAGCTTTTGTTCATCGGCCATCAGTTCCGCCAGGCCATCGGCTCATACTACCGAAGCACGCCGGGCGGCGTGGGCCAGTACCCCAAAAGACTCGAGGATCTGCTCCTGGATCCCCGCCACACCGGCACCGTGCGCCACCTCCGCCGTCTCTGGCGCGACCCCATGACCGGCAAAACCGAATGGGGACTGCTCAGGGACGCATCCGGCGGCATCGTGGGGGTTTTCAGTCTGTCCACCGATCCCCCCCTCAAGACCGCCCATTTCGATGCCGCCGACCGCAACTTCCAAGGTCAGACGAGCTACGCCGGCTGGCAGTTCATCTACGAACCCTCCTCCCCCGAAACGCCACGCGGCCCCCGTTCCGTGGGAGCCAATCTGCGCGCAGGAGAGGACTGA
- a CDS encoding alkaline phosphatase encodes MHAFTKKAVAVAVAAAMLGGSMLPAMAATPAVQGPESVQQWYEAGNQFIRESKRLHANERKAKNVILFVGDGMGVSTVTAARILEGQMRGQPGEENRLFFETFPYVALSKTYSWDQQTSDSAPTMTAMVTGYKAREGMLSVNHLTARYECNADVVAANSLPTILELAAKVGKSTGVVTTTRITHATPAATYAHTPVRDWEADSNQPAGCGVKDIARQLIELPNEVKKSLKVALGGGRTYFLPKTVTEPEYGKKGLRNDGRDLTAEWVSTRGAGAKYVWNRAGFDMADPSNTEYLLGLFEPSHMQYEADRPNDRAGEPSLTEMTEKAIKMLQKNPKGFFLMVEGGRIDHAHHAGNAKRALLDTIEMARAVKKAYEMTDPEDTLIIVTADHSHTFTIAGYPHRGNNILGLVAGVPEIDGDPVTLDKDRLGLPYTTLGYANGPGWRDAIATGQKRPDLTGVDTTALNFLQEATVPLSSETHAGEDVPVFASGPMAHLVRGSMEQNWIFHVMREAFNLKEERGRR; translated from the coding sequence ATGCATGCGTTTACAAAGAAAGCTGTCGCAGTCGCCGTTGCGGCCGCCATGCTGGGGGGTTCCATGCTGCCCGCCATGGCTGCCACCCCGGCCGTCCAGGGGCCGGAGTCGGTGCAGCAGTGGTACGAAGCGGGGAATCAGTTCATCCGGGAATCCAAGCGGCTGCATGCCAACGAGCGCAAGGCGAAAAACGTCATCCTGTTCGTGGGTGACGGCATGGGGGTGTCCACTGTCACTGCCGCCCGTATTCTTGAAGGGCAGATGAGGGGGCAGCCGGGCGAAGAGAATCGTCTGTTCTTCGAGACCTTCCCCTATGTTGCTCTGTCCAAGACTTATTCCTGGGACCAGCAGACCTCTGACTCGGCGCCGACCATGACCGCCATGGTGACCGGGTACAAAGCCCGCGAAGGCATGTTGTCCGTCAACCACCTGACGGCGCGCTATGAGTGCAACGCTGACGTGGTGGCGGCGAACAGCCTGCCCACCATCCTGGAGCTTGCGGCGAAAGTGGGCAAGTCCACTGGTGTGGTGACGACGACTCGGATCACCCACGCCACGCCCGCGGCGACGTATGCCCACACACCTGTGCGTGACTGGGAGGCGGATTCCAACCAGCCTGCCGGCTGTGGCGTGAAGGACATTGCCCGCCAGTTAATCGAACTGCCGAACGAGGTGAAGAAGAGCCTCAAGGTGGCCCTGGGGGGTGGCCGCACCTACTTCCTGCCCAAGACCGTGACCGAGCCGGAATACGGCAAGAAAGGTCTGCGCAATGACGGCCGCGACCTCACTGCGGAATGGGTGAGCACCCGCGGCGCCGGGGCGAAATACGTGTGGAACCGTGCCGGCTTTGACATGGCCGATCCGTCCAACACCGAGTACCTGCTCGGCCTGTTCGAACCCAGCCACATGCAGTATGAGGCGGATCGTCCCAACGACAGGGCCGGTGAACCCTCCCTCACGGAGATGACGGAAAAGGCCATCAAAATGCTGCAGAAGAATCCGAAAGGGTTCTTCCTGATGGTGGAAGGGGGGCGTATTGACCATGCCCACCACGCCGGCAATGCCAAGCGCGCCCTTCTCGACACCATCGAAATGGCACGCGCGGTGAAGAAAGCCTATGAGATGACCGATCCGGAGGACACCCTCATCATCGTCACCGCCGACCACAGCCACACCTTCACCATTGCCGGCTACCCGCACCGTGGCAACAACATTCTCGGCCTCGTGGCGGGCGTTCCGGAGATTGATGGCGATCCGGTCACCCTGGATAAAGACAGGCTGGGGCTGCCCTATACCACGCTGGGCTATGCGAACGGTCCGGGCTGGCGTGACGCCATTGCCACCGGTCAGAAACGGCCCGACCTGACGGGTGTGGACACCACGGCACTCAATTTCCTGCAGGAAGCCACAGTGCCGCTGTCCTCGGAAACCCACGCGGGTGAGGACGTGCCTGTTTTTGCCTCGGGGCCGATGGCGCACCTGGTGCGCGGCAGCATGGAGCAGAACTGGATCTTCCACGTCATGCGTGAGGCGTTCAATCTGAAGGAAGAGCGGGGCCGCCGCTGA